In one window of Romeriopsis navalis LEGE 11480 DNA:
- a CDS encoding EAL domain-containing response regulator: MSTTVLVIEDEACLRDNLVNLLVREGFNAIAAANGRDGFHQAKTLKPALILCDVKMEEMDGYAVLQQLRQDPSTANVAFIFLSGQVEQAHVRLGMNLGADDYLLKPVQPKELIQAIQSRLKRQASLQRSATISNLPVPEIASTASVSQPQSRSKAIAYNQAASPQPTVALNRPTLAAVDLAHDALANLPNRASLPHLLTQVLAKARDYDCLVTVLSLNVVRFSSINAAFGFAVGDVVLNQLAHRLHQQVDEHGVVIRTNGDEFTIILDDLTWEEDALHWADVIWRVCSEAFVVDGRRISLQLAIGGAYVHHGQGTPEQLMLQTDMARRACEQWGGQVPYIFHDANLAAQTVEQRLLETDLNRAIHQGEFQIYYQPQICLPGGQVTGVEALLRWRHPYRGMVSPERFITIAEEMGLIVPLGEWVLRTACLQVKRWQGISPVPLKLSVNLSIRQLQQENLPSQITRILQAVDLNPQQLTLELTETNLMADIDQAIQILTALRSLGIKIAIDDFGKGYSSLHYLSRLPIDILKIDQSFVRRLPDDNQAVAISNAIITLAHDLKLEIVAEGVETDRQVRFLTDHGCRIMQGHLYSRALPPEDFVSLLQHRNCA; encoded by the coding sequence ATGTCCACAACAGTCCTCGTTATTGAAGACGAAGCATGTCTGCGTGATAATTTAGTGAATTTGCTTGTGCGAGAGGGATTCAATGCGATCGCGGCAGCGAATGGTCGCGACGGATTCCATCAAGCAAAAACACTGAAACCGGCGCTGATTCTTTGTGATGTCAAGATGGAGGAGATGGACGGATATGCGGTTTTGCAACAATTGCGTCAGGATCCAAGTACCGCAAATGTGGCATTTATTTTTCTGAGTGGTCAAGTTGAGCAAGCCCATGTGCGGCTAGGGATGAATTTGGGGGCGGATGATTATTTATTAAAGCCGGTGCAGCCCAAGGAGCTGATTCAAGCGATTCAGTCGCGGCTAAAACGCCAGGCCAGCTTGCAGCGATCAGCCACCATTTCTAACTTGCCTGTGCCAGAAATCGCTTCAACGGCATCCGTCTCTCAGCCTCAATCCCGGTCAAAAGCGATTGCGTACAATCAGGCAGCGAGTCCTCAACCCACCGTGGCGCTGAATCGTCCAACGCTAGCGGCCGTTGATTTGGCCCATGATGCCCTAGCAAATTTGCCTAATCGTGCGTCCTTGCCGCATCTGCTGACGCAGGTATTGGCGAAAGCCCGTGACTATGATTGTTTAGTGACGGTTTTATCGCTCAATGTAGTGCGGTTTAGTAGTATTAATGCGGCGTTTGGGTTTGCGGTCGGCGATGTTGTCCTCAATCAATTAGCCCATCGCTTACATCAACAAGTGGATGAACATGGTGTCGTCATCCGGACTAACGGCGATGAATTCACCATCATTCTCGATGATCTGACCTGGGAAGAAGATGCCTTGCATTGGGCCGATGTAATTTGGCGGGTTTGCTCCGAAGCATTTGTGGTCGATGGTCGCCGAATTTCTCTACAGTTAGCGATCGGTGGGGCTTATGTCCACCACGGGCAAGGTACGCCGGAGCAGTTAATGCTGCAAACGGATATGGCGCGGCGGGCTTGTGAGCAGTGGGGGGGGCAGGTGCCCTATATTTTCCATGATGCAAATTTAGCGGCGCAGACTGTTGAACAACGCCTACTCGAAACGGATCTGAATCGGGCGATTCATCAGGGTGAGTTTCAGATTTACTATCAACCTCAAATCTGTCTACCGGGGGGACAGGTAACTGGTGTTGAGGCGCTGCTGCGTTGGCGTCACCCCTATCGGGGAATGGTGTCGCCCGAGCGGTTTATTACCATTGCGGAAGAAATGGGCTTGATTGTGCCGCTGGGTGAGTGGGTACTCCGAACGGCCTGTTTGCAGGTCAAACGTTGGCAAGGGATTAGTCCTGTACCGCTGAAACTTTCAGTGAATTTATCAATTCGGCAGTTGCAGCAGGAAAATTTACCGAGCCAGATTACGCGTATTTTGCAGGCCGTTGACTTGAATCCGCAGCAATTAACCCTCGAGTTGACAGAAACCAATCTTATGGCCGATATTGACCAGGCAATCCAGATTCTCACCGCGTTACGGTCGCTGGGGATTAAGATCGCGATCGATGATTTTGGTAAAGGCTATTCATCCCTGCACTACTTAAGTCGTCTGCCGATCGATATTCTCAAAATCGACCAGTCCTTTGTGCGCCGTCTGCCCGATGATAACCAAGCCGTGGCCATTTCCAATGCGATTATTACCTTAGCCCATGACTTAAAGCTCGAGATTGTGGCTGAAGGTGTGGAAACCGATCGACAAGTCCGATTTTTGACCGATCACGGTTGCCGTATCATGCAAGGCCATCTTTATAGTCGGGCTTTACCGCCAGAAGACTTTGTTAGCTTATTGCAGCATCGCAACTGTGCCTAG
- a CDS encoding AAA-like domain-containing protein → MKRKRGVLLSARGWQRLQAAEQRSSEAGSGSKSYTLQELSDLTGLSANTLARVRGRKIAVDQHTLDTYFQAFDLTLAVDDYSDADSLSNLTRSQVPPSGQLALDSKYYIQRPPIESLCIDGIFQPGGLVRIKAPRMSGKTSLVARTLLKAREQQKYSTVILSLRLADSETFSNLNRFLKWFCAVISQSLGLANEVEQYWDDLFGASYNCTHFFESYLLKNLKTPLVLALDEVDTVFDYPELATDFFGMLRAWYEKARYGDASSELWQKLRLIMVHSTEVYVPLNIAQSPFNAGLLVEPPCFNLDQAIELAKAYGLSDPASCGKQLMQLVGGRPHLLHLGMYHLHVSDKGVKDLTKNALSGSSIFSSHLRNHLWELQKHPELLAALKVVVSSNDPVELAPLVSYKLQSRGLVMMNHHRASVSCDLYQVYFQQTLSNLEEEI, encoded by the coding sequence ATGAAACGCAAGCGTGGCGTGCTGCTCAGTGCGCGCGGCTGGCAACGCCTGCAAGCGGCTGAGCAACGATCCAGCGAAGCCGGTAGTGGGAGCAAATCGTATACGCTCCAGGAGCTCAGCGATTTAACAGGACTTAGTGCGAATACCTTAGCGCGAGTTCGCGGTCGAAAAATTGCGGTTGACCAACATACCTTAGATACCTACTTTCAAGCGTTCGATCTCACCTTGGCGGTAGATGATTATAGTGATGCGGATTCCCTTTCGAATTTAACCCGCTCACAGGTGCCACCGAGTGGTCAGCTTGCGTTGGATTCCAAGTATTACATCCAACGTCCACCGATCGAATCCCTGTGTATCGATGGCATCTTTCAACCAGGCGGTTTGGTTCGAATTAAGGCCCCACGGATGTCTGGCAAGACTTCGCTAGTGGCGCGGACTTTGCTGAAGGCCCGGGAACAACAGAAGTATTCAACGGTGATTCTGAGTCTGCGGCTTGCGGATTCCGAAACATTCAGCAACCTCAATCGCTTCCTTAAGTGGTTTTGTGCTGTGATTTCCCAGAGTCTGGGCCTAGCGAATGAGGTCGAGCAATACTGGGATGATCTATTTGGTGCCAGTTATAACTGCACGCATTTCTTCGAATCTTATTTGCTGAAGAACTTGAAGACACCATTGGTATTAGCCCTAGATGAGGTTGATACAGTATTTGACTATCCGGAATTAGCCACTGACTTCTTCGGTATGCTGCGGGCTTGGTATGAAAAAGCGCGTTACGGCGATGCCAGTAGTGAACTGTGGCAAAAGTTGCGCCTGATCATGGTGCATTCAACGGAAGTCTATGTGCCGCTAAATATTGCGCAGTCGCCTTTTAATGCGGGTTTATTGGTTGAGCCACCCTGCTTTAACCTTGACCAAGCGATCGAATTAGCGAAAGCCTATGGCTTGAGTGATCCGGCTAGCTGTGGCAAGCAGCTTATGCAGTTAGTGGGCGGGCGTCCGCATTTATTACATTTGGGCATGTACCACTTGCACGTCTCAGATAAAGGCGTTAAGGATTTGACGAAGAACGCTTTAAGTGGTTCTAGTATCTTTAGCTCACACCTGCGTAACCATTTGTGGGAGTTACAGAAGCATCCAGAGTTACTCGCTGCGCTTAAAGTTGTCGTTAGCTCAAATGATCCAGTTGAACTCGCGCCACTGGTATCTTACAAGTTGCAAAGCCGCGGCTTAGTGATGATGAATCACCATCGGGCAAGTGTCAGTTGTGATCTTTATCAGGTCTATTTTCAGCAGACATTGTCAAACCTGGAGGAGGAGATTTAG